From one Perca flavescens isolate YP-PL-M2 chromosome 4, PFLA_1.0, whole genome shotgun sequence genomic stretch:
- the srsf3a gene encoding serine/arginine-rich splicing factor 3a: MSQTDQFPLDCKVYVGNLGNNGNKTELESAFGYYGPLRSVWVARNPPGFAFVEFEDPRDASDAVKELDGRTMCGCRVRVELSNGEKRSRSRGHPPSWGGRRPRDDFRRRSPPVRRRRRSRSRSRSLSRDRGRQRSLSRDKKCPRSISRSRSRSRSNDRK; the protein is encoded by the exons gcCAAACTGACCAGTTTCCCCTTGACTGCAAGGTTTATGTTGGGAATCTAGGAAACAATGGAAACAAGACCGAGTTGGAGAGCGCTTTTGGGTACTATGGTCCTTTAAGAAGTGTTTGGGTTGCCAGGAATCCCCCAGGCTTTGCTTTTGTAGAGTTTGAAGATCCCAGAGATGCATCTGATGCTGTGAAAGAACTGGATGGAAG AACCATGTGTGGCTGTCGAGTGCGTGTCGAGTTATCCAATGGGGAGAAGCGCTCAAGGAGCCGTGGCCATCCTCCATCCTGGGGTGGTAGACGCCCTCGCGATGATTTTAGGCGACGTAGTCCTCCAGTCAGACGCAG GAGGAGGAGCCGCAGTCGCAGCAG GTCTCTTTCAAGAGACAGAGGCAGACAACGTTCTCTTTCCAGAGACAAGAAGTGCCCAAGATCCATCTCACGGTCAAGGAG tcGTTCCCGGTCTAACGACAGAAAATGA